One genomic region from Reichenbachiella ulvae encodes:
- a CDS encoding alpha/beta fold hydrolase — MSVELYPHPSGAQLEYQTFGRGKNYLICFHGFAQDGNSFKFLEDQLEGQYTIIAVRLFYHGSSSRADNVQMYLKIPEWKEIFSDFLSFLKIEQFSILAYSMGGRFAISTFYSFSNQIDHLILGAADGIIRRFWYEFATFPVGLRQLFHYLMINPKPFFAVLHFLSSIKVMNKSVIKFATTQLQKKEQRLLVYQTWVAFKHFRVPQAELIELLNDSTCQSLIIFGKKDRIIDPKAHTAFLSGLTHSEVHVLDHGHNKLLEYADEVIVSALKG, encoded by the coding sequence ATGTCCGTTGAACTATACCCACATCCATCAGGTGCCCAGCTTGAATACCAGACTTTTGGTAGGGGTAAAAATTATTTGATTTGCTTCCACGGGTTTGCACAAGACGGAAACAGCTTCAAGTTCCTTGAAGATCAACTAGAAGGGCAGTATACAATCATAGCAGTTCGGTTATTTTATCATGGTTCGAGTTCAAGAGCTGATAACGTACAGATGTACTTAAAGATTCCGGAATGGAAAGAAATTTTCTCAGACTTCCTTTCTTTTCTGAAAATCGAGCAATTTTCCATCCTGGCCTACTCCATGGGTGGACGATTTGCGATCAGCACCTTTTACTCTTTTTCGAATCAAATAGATCATCTCATCTTAGGAGCAGCAGATGGAATCATCAGGAGGTTTTGGTATGAATTTGCCACCTTCCCAGTTGGCCTCAGACAATTGTTTCACTACCTGATGATTAATCCTAAACCATTTTTCGCAGTGCTTCATTTTCTTAGTAGCATAAAAGTAATGAACAAGTCTGTCATCAAGTTTGCAACGACTCAGCTGCAGAAAAAAGAACAACGATTGCTGGTCTATCAAACATGGGTAGCCTTCAAACATTTTAGAGTTCCACAAGCAGAATTGATTGAGTTACTCAATGATTCTACATGCCAATCCCTTATCATCTTTGGCAAAAAAGACCGAATCATCGACCCCAAAGCACACACCGCCTTCCTCTCCGGTCTTACCCACAGCGAGGTTCATGTACTGGATCATGGCCACAACAAATTGTTGGAGTATGCTGATGAAGTCATCGTCTCTGCATTGAAAGGCTAA
- a CDS encoding TetR/AcrR family transcriptional regulator, with protein sequence MSDLVEKISQTAYELFHRFGIRSVSMDDIARELSISKKTIYQYFKDKDEMVTHGVMRHIEREINEFTGVLEKSNNAVLELVNLSTCIKRNMKKINPSMLFDLQKFHPEAWTKWLEFKNDFIKKTVLEVIRRGKKEGYFRSDVNEEMMAIYRIETIELTFNQTIFPQHEWDFVEVQLALMDHFLRGMMTIKGIEYYEELHNSINNENI encoded by the coding sequence ATGAGTGATTTAGTAGAAAAGATTAGTCAAACAGCCTACGAGCTGTTTCATAGGTTCGGGATCAGGAGTGTCTCCATGGATGATATCGCACGTGAGCTGTCTATCTCCAAAAAGACCATCTATCAATATTTTAAAGACAAAGATGAGATGGTGACTCATGGAGTGATGAGGCACATAGAGCGGGAGATCAATGAGTTTACCGGTGTTTTAGAGAAATCTAACAATGCGGTTTTGGAATTGGTTAATCTGTCGACTTGCATCAAACGAAATATGAAGAAGATCAATCCTTCTATGTTGTTTGATCTTCAAAAGTTTCATCCTGAAGCATGGACTAAATGGCTAGAGTTTAAAAATGATTTCATAAAAAAGACTGTATTGGAGGTGATCAGGAGAGGGAAAAAGGAAGGTTACTTTAGAAGTGATGTCAACGAAGAGATGATGGCCATCTACAGGATCGAAACCATAGAGCTGACTTTTAATCAAACCATTTTTCCTCAGCACGAATGGGATTTTGTAGAGGTTCAATTGGCGCTGATGGATCACTTTTTAAGAGGAATGATGACCATAAAAGGAATAGAATATTACGAAGAACTGCACAACTCAATAAACAATGAGAATATATAA